From one Sparus aurata unplaced genomic scaffold, fSpaAur1.1, whole genome shotgun sequence genomic stretch:
- the LOC115577740 gene encoding BOLA class I histocompatibility antigen, alpha chain BL3-6-like encodes MKHFITSSTGIQNLPELVVTMEIDEILVGYCGSNKRLEVKHDMAKSFFTENQEWLELYRQRCFHVFPNSFKSYTNSLMRFFNQSGGVHVLQMVEGCEWDDETDVLKGFAQFGYNGEDLLELDPNTFTWIALRPEAVNITLRWEAGKDLSERYKTVFTLMCPEQLKTYVEDLKDILRTDLPSVSLLQKTPSSPVSCLATGFYPHRASLVWRKDGEELHEEVDHGEILPNHDGTFQMSVDLNLSSFTPEDWTRYDCVFQLSGVNEDIIT; translated from the exons ATGAAGCATTTCATAACTTCATCAACTGGAATCCAAAACCTCCCAGAACTCGTGGTGACAATGGAAATTGATGAAATACTGGTGGGGTACTGTGgcagcaacaaaagactggaagTAAAACATGACATGGCTAAATCATTCTTCACAGAGAATCAGGAGTGGTTGGAGTTATACAGACAAAGatgtttccatgtttttccAAACTCCTTCAAAtcctacacaaacagtttgatgCGTTTCTTCAACCAAAGTGGAG gtgtccatgttttacagATGGTGGAgggctgtgagtgggatgatgagactgaTGTGCTCAAAGGTTTCGCTCAGTTTGGTTACAATGGAGAAGACCTCTTGGAATTGGAtccaaatacatttacatggaTCGCTCTAAGACCTGAGGCTGTCAACATCACACTGAGATGGGAAGCTGGTAAAGATTTAAGCGAACGCTATAAGACCGTTTTTACTCTGATGTGTCCAGAGCAGCTGAAGACGTATGTGGAGGATTTGAAGGACATTCTGAGAACAG atcttccctcagtgtctctcctccagaagactccctcctctccagtcagctgcctcgctacaggtttctaccctcacagagcctcactcgtctggaggaaagatggagaggagcttcatgaggaggtggaccacggagagatcctccccaaccacgatggaaccttccagatgagtgttgacctgaacctttcatcattcacacctgaagactggacgaggtacgactgtgtgtttcagctctctggtgtgaacgaggacatcatcacc
- the LOC115577759 gene encoding uncharacterized protein LOC115577759 isoform X1: MCRLQPTILLDSNQSGFRTAHSTEMALLTVVKSLRAARALSHSSVLILLDLSSPFDKINHQILLSALAELGNADSALTWFISYLTNCTFQVTWNGSLSKPCFLETGVPQVSVLGPLLFSLYTRSLGSATTSHGISYHCYADDTQLFLSFPHPPPKPTLQCPMSECLADISTWTAAHHLILDLCRTELLFIPVKDCPYMDLSVSVEDITTLYNICRIWSFLTKDANQLLVQALVIYRLDCNSLSLESELHPSTSTHRSDHMSLFPKPPPTPMLQCACRNELLFIPGKDCPCMALSVSVEDITVSSSSTARNLGILLNNRLSCNPNITALALSCRFALYSICRIWSFLTKDAMQLLVQVLVISCLDYCNSLLAGLPASMTKPLQSIKNTAVRFVFNVPKLSHVTALLLDLLWLSVAGRI; encoded by the exons ATGTGCCGTCTGCAACCAACTATCCTCCTTGACTCcaatcagtcaggcttcaggactgCTCACTCCACTGAGATGGCCCTCCTCACAGTGGTCAAGTCACTTCGTGCTGCCAGAGCTTTGTCCCATTCATCTGTCCTCATTCTCCTCGACTTATCTTCTCCCTTTGACAAAAtcaaccaccaaatcctcctctctgctctggctgaacttggcaACGCTGACTCTGCTTTAACCTGGTTCATATCATACCTGacaaattgcacctttcaggtcacatggaatggctccttgtccaaaccctgctttctggaaactggtgtccctcaagtcTCAGTACTAggaccacttctgttttcactatacactagatcactaggctctGCAACCACATCACATGGAATCTcttaccactgttatgcagacgacacccaactgttcctctcttttccccatcctcctccaaaACCAACGTTGCAATGCCCAATGTCGGAATGTTTAGCCGACATCTCTACTTGGACAGCTGCGCATCACCTCATACTCGACCTTTGTAgaactgaactcctcttcatcccggtGAAAGACTGCCCTtacatggacctgtcagtcagtgttgaGGACATCACCACCCTCTACAATATCTGCAGGATctggtctttcctcacaaaggacgCAAatcaactcctggtccaagcacTGGTCATCTACCGCCTGGACTGCAACTCGCTCTCGCTGGAATCGG AACTGCACCCATCTACCTCCACACACCGGTCAGACCACATGTCTCTTTTCCCCAAACCTCCTCCAACACCCATGTTGCAATGCGCATGTCGGAATGAACTCCTCTTTATCCCGGGGAAAGACTGCCCTTGCATGGCACTGTCAGTCAGTGTCGAGGACATTACAGTATCGTCTTCATCAACTGCGAGGAATCTGGGCATACTCCTCAACAACAGACTGTCCTGCAACCCCAACATCACTGCTTTGGCCCTGTcatgcagatttgccctctacagCATCTGCAGGATctggtctttcctcacaaaggatGCAATGCAACTCCTGGTTCAAGTGCTGGTCATCTCctgcctggactactgcaactcgctcttggctggactcccagcctctATGACAAAACCGTTGCAGAGTATCAAGAACACTGCAGTGCGCTTTGTTTTCAACGTACCCAAATTGTCCCATGTAACCGCCCTCCTCCTTGACCTCCTCTGGCTTTCTGTTGCAGGCCGTATCTGA
- the LOC115577759 gene encoding uncharacterized protein LOC115577759 isoform X2 has translation MCRLQPTILLDSNQSGFRTAHSTEMALLTVVKSLRAARALSHSSVLILLDLSSPFDKINHQILLSALAELGNADSALTWFISYLTNCTFQVTWNGSLSKPCFLETGVPQVSVLGPLLFSLYTRSLGSATTSHGISYHCYADDTQLFLSFPHPPPKPTLQCPMSECLADISTWTAAHHLILDLCRTELLFIPVKDCPYMDLSVSVEDITTLYNICRIWSFLTKDANQLLVQALVIYRLDCNSLSLESELHPSTSTHRPYLIQDDGVGLQGRQWNCTYGPQNAGHNTHSSASTSLHYISRPAGTTIAESKQSRSVKSRHFLVWSP, from the exons ATGTGCCGTCTGCAACCAACTATCCTCCTTGACTCcaatcagtcaggcttcaggactgCTCACTCCACTGAGATGGCCCTCCTCACAGTGGTCAAGTCACTTCGTGCTGCCAGAGCTTTGTCCCATTCATCTGTCCTCATTCTCCTCGACTTATCTTCTCCCTTTGACAAAAtcaaccaccaaatcctcctctctgctctggctgaacttggcaACGCTGACTCTGCTTTAACCTGGTTCATATCATACCTGacaaattgcacctttcaggtcacatggaatggctccttgtccaaaccctgctttctggaaactggtgtccctcaagtcTCAGTACTAggaccacttctgttttcactatacactagatcactaggctctGCAACCACATCACATGGAATCTcttaccactgttatgcagacgacacccaactgttcctctcttttccccatcctcctccaaaACCAACGTTGCAATGCCCAATGTCGGAATGTTTAGCCGACATCTCTACTTGGACAGCTGCGCATCACCTCATACTCGACCTTTGTAgaactgaactcctcttcatcccggtGAAAGACTGCCCTtacatggacctgtcagtcagtgttgaGGACATCACCACCCTCTACAATATCTGCAGGATctggtctttcctcacaaaggacgCAAatcaactcctggtccaagcacTGGTCATCTACCGCCTGGACTGCAACTCGCTCTCGCTGGAATCGG AACTGCACCCATCTACCTCCACACACCG GCCGTATCTGATTCAAGACGATGGTGTtggccttcaaggccgtcaATGGAATTGCACCTATGGACCTCAAAACGCTGGTCACAACACACACTCCAGCGCGAGCACTTCGCTCCACTACATCAGCAGGCCTGCTGGTACCaccatcgctgagagcaaacaaagtcGCTCAGTGAAGTCACGACACTTCCTTGTTTGGTCGCCTTAG
- the LOC115577754 gene encoding major histocompatibility complex class I-related gene protein-like — translation MRTLLLLLLFCHVSSPVLHSMKYFITGSTGVQHLPEVVGRVEVDEHLLLSCDSNKKVDVKDIVKSFYIKYPELLERCGHKCFQVWPNTYKSFTNSLMSLYNQSGGVHVLQEVDGLEWDDETEEVKGFVQFAYDGEDLLKLDPNTFTWIALRPEAFPAKQIWDADKVMREFYKFAFTQLYPEWLKQYVVYGRSFLLRTELPSVSLLQKTPSSPVSCLATGFYPHRASLVWRKDGEELHEEVDHGEILPNHDGTFQMSVDLNLSSVTPEDWTRYDCVFQLFGVEEDIITKLEEDRIRTNEG, via the exons TGCTACACTCCATGAAGTATTTCATAACTGGATCAACTGGAGTCCAACACCTCCCAGAGGTTGTGGGGAGAGTAGAAGTTGATGAACATCTGTTGTTATCCTGTGACAGCAACAAGAAGGTGGATGTGAAGGACATTGTTAAATCATTCTACATAAAGTATCCTGAGTTGTTGGAGCGGTGCGGACATAAATGTTTCCAGGTTTGGCCAAACACCTACAAATCCTTCACTAACAGTCTGATGAGTCTCTACAACcaaagtggag gTGTTCATGTTTTACAAGAAGTGGATGGCCTTGAAtgggatgatgagactgaagaggtcaaaggttttgttcagtttgcttatgatggagaagacctCTTGAAATTGGATCCGAATACATTTACATGGATCGCTCTAAGACCTGAGGCTTTCCCCGCCAAACAGATATGGGACGCTGATAAGGTTATGAGAGAATTCTACAAGTTTGCTTTTACTCAGCTTTATCCTGAGTGGCTGAAGCAGTATGTGGTCTATGGGAGGAgctttctgctgagaacag agcttccctcagtgtctctcctccagaagactccctcctctccagtcagctgcctcgctacaggtttctaccctcacagagcctcactcgtctggaggaaagatggagaggagcttcatgaggaggtggaccacggagagatcctccccaaccacgatggaaccttccagatgagtgttgacctgaacctttcatcagtcacacctgaagactggacgaggtacgactgtgtgtttcagctctttgGTGTGGAGGaggacatcatcaccaaactggaggaagatcggatcagaaccaacgaaggt